In Carassius gibelio isolate Cgi1373 ecotype wild population from Czech Republic chromosome A10, carGib1.2-hapl.c, whole genome shotgun sequence, the DNA window GACAATACTGATACGGTATTCTCTGCTGGGACACACACCAAGATGGGCTTGTTGACACTTTTGGTGTGAATTAGTCCATTCAAGCACAAGTCTTGAAAGAGCACTCAATGTGTGACCTGAATGCTAGTTTGTGTTTGACGGATGATCTTCTCACTGCACACGAGTTCTCATTCGCATCTTCTGGATCTTGAATGTTTAAACTGGCAAGGCTTGAATGAGTTTGGTTTAAAGGTTAAAGGTTGTTCAGGTGTCACCTATGCACACGCTGATGACGGCATAAATGACCAGTCATATAACAGCATACTCGCTTTAGCCAGTTTACAAAGAGTGACTGAAGCCAGAATGCATATCCATCGACAGAAACAAACATTAGTCTGTTCAAGcgttgttatttttaacaaacCATATTAGAGATGGCTTGACAGATTTTAGGGTGAACTGTGCAAGTGCATGCTCCTGTTGCTTTAACCCTCgtgcatcaattaaaaaaattacacataggtCTGTAGTGAAaccaaaatgaaagtttgattaaaaaatgatttatgctcaatatttggtaacactttagaaaaaggttccatcagttaatgttagttaatgtattaattaacatgaacaaacaatgctgtatttattcatctttgttaatgaaaatacagttatttattgttagtttatgctaagcacaacttttgatttgaataatgcatcggtacatgctgaaattaacattacctaacattaataaatgctgtagaaggattgttcttgcttagttcaatgttaactaaagtagttaactaacattaattaatggaCCACTATTCTAaagagtaaaatatatttttttatgaaacatgtTGAACATAAATGCCTGCTAGAAAATACCAATACCAAAAAATACCAAAGTCATACAGCCAAACAAGTTGGTGTTCCAGATTTGAGGTTGATATctcaaaaaaattgttttcagtaTGATTTTGTTTGGGTGCAGTACCAAATTTTCTCCAACTCTGCTGGTGCACACAGTGGATGGATTTGTGATTTACAGTAGAGTTTTTCTCtcgcaaatgtttttttttttcaatgtcacACATACAAATCGCACTCTCTTCCCACTCAAAAATGCCCAAAAGGTCACACAAGGGTTAATTTTCAATGTCAATGTCCTTCTACAAAACCGTGGTCAAGTCTGGTGTTAGGAGTTACTTGGCCAATCGGGAACACAGGACAAAGTGGACTTAGATCTCTGAGTAACATGAAATGAACGTAAAAGCCAGTTATTTTAAGGCAGCCACAATTAGCCGACCCCTTAATTGCTTGTTATTGTGTGCCCAAACTCTGTTTAATTAGGAAGCGGTTCAGCTGGCCCCGCCTCCTCCAGCAGCATTCATTACTGAACCTCTTCAAAATGAACAAGCTTTCTTTTGTCTGGGAAGGTCTCTCGTTATCCAACCAAGCCACCAAAGCTTTGAGCAGAGTCTGAGCAGGCTGACTTCTTTTAAGtagtttaaataaattcaagCAAAGTGACTACTGTGCACCTGAGTTTAAAACCAGATGGATATGGTTGTATTAGCAGCAGTTTGACAGAAACTTTGCCAAAGAAACATACCGTCCCCATTTGAATGCAAGTTGTGAAACGCAGCTTTAATATTATGTGTGTGACTCAAATGTTTACCTCAGGAGCCATGAAGGCAATGGTTCCCAGGAGCTGACCCTGAAACTCTCCCGCACCGGTGCCTTTCGAAGCCAGCCGTGCTGCTGCCCCAAAATCAGCTATCCGCAACCTCTGGCCTGTGCTGTCAATTAGTAGATTGGCACCTGCATAGGTTAAAAGACGACTGTGAATATGGGAACATGCACAAGTTCTGCTCTAAAACCTAGTGACATACTGTTGTGAAACCTAGTGACAGGCCTGCTCCAGAAGCCTACCTTTGATGTCCCGGTGGATGATCTGGTTCTCGTGGAGGTAGGAGAGACCTCGCAGAAGCTGCTCGGTGTAGTTGATGATCACACCCTCCTTAAAGGCACCATACTTATTTAAGAGATGAGACACAGAGCCACCTAAGACGACAGAAGTCCAAGTATGACTTTTATTGACCAGGACAAAATCGTGCAAATCAGTGACTGAAAAATGTTACTTGTAGAGAGGAAATCAGCCAAAAAGAGCTATTGGTAATGTATTAATATGCTGTGAGAGCCCAAAATAACTACTGCCTTTAAGGTGCGATCACATTTGCCATTGTTCTGTCATTTTCACAGGCCAAATCCAGCCAATTGGGAATTTATGTAACAACAGATTTAGCAAAAGTTAGTCATGCAAATGCACCACCATGATCaaaagaaagctgcttggtttaaaAGTGGCATGTTTTGCCCACAAAATTTTGCTTATGTGACCGCAACTTTACTGTCTGCATGTTCTCGGACAACCAACCTGCCATCCACTCCACAAACAGGTTGTAGTTGCTCTTCTCACAGGTTGCCCCAAGCATTCGGATGATGTTGGGGTGGTTGAGGAGACCCATCATGCGGATCTCCTCTCGTAGTGCCTCCACCACCTCTTCCTGCTCCGAGGAGGTGTTCCTCACATACGTCACCTGAAGAATAAAACAAATCACAATCAAGCATTATGTCTACATATAGTATGTTCATTcattactgaaaaaaacaaaaccttttcaTCCCCCTTTGTGCCTATATTTAGTGCCTTTAAATATACCTTGTGTCactgttgttattttattattgtatttgcaTTTACAACTAGCACACAAAAATCCTCCTTAAACCGGTTAGAAAAGCGCAAAGGCTAGTCTGAGAAAATGCAGGACACTGAAATCGGCTAAGGTAGGATTGATCAGTAATCAGTAGTGAGGATGACATAAATACATGGTGAAACCTCATATGAAGTGTTGGGTGGTGTGTGACAGATATCTTCACCTGTTTGACTGCCATCAGAGTGCCAGTGCCCACATCCTGAGCCTGGTAACATGACGAGAAGGCACCCAGCCCAATCTGCTGACCTTTGAGCCATTCCTTGCCCTCCCGGTATGGCTGCTTTGCTTTGGTATGACCAGGCAGAGTCTCTGGTGTCTGACCATTAAAAGAAAAATGATCTTAAAATGATACACGGACAGTGCTTGCATAAGACTTCATAACTTGCATTGAAACTGAATGATTTGTGCAAGGTTTAAAACCTAAATACAGTGGTGTCAAATCTCTACCTTTAAGTGATACAACAGCTTGTTACTCTAAAAGGGACATGTTTGTACCTTTATTACCAGTAGAGAGTTCATAGGTATACATTACTACTTTTAACAGTAGATAATAACAATGTTGTCCTTCTGTttacatcgctctaaactcagggctgcagagaggaaatggcaaaaatcaagaaactctaccgacctcagtgtgtatcggTCTCTcattctctgcaaatgtctttactgctacAACATCATACtatcacaacaaaattaacaactgttcTGACTCCCTCACATctttcaaaactttctcttctcttcttagtCCACCTCCTCCATCAACTCTGCTGCTGATGACTTTGccgttttcttcacaaataagataagaaccatcagtgaccaattctccacaccgcagactgaggataacTGAGGCAAACCTCATAACAActaatacacactctctctctccttctcctctccactctcagagacagacatttccaaacttatcctgtccaatcatcctactacttgcgATTCAAGCgatttcttcttcagtcataccttcacttactcacattatcaacactTCTCTTCACTCTGGTACATTTCCCTTAGCAGTTAAGCAGGCTTGGGTAagccactgcttaagaaaccatctctaaagcCAGCACCTCTAGAAAACAACAGAGACACTTGAGCGAGTTGTGTTCAACCAACTCTCTATGTTtgttgtacagaacaacctcctggacagcaaccgaTCTGGCTTCAGAAGCGGTCACTCAActgagactggcaagagcagcttccaaatcctcagtactcatcttgctggacctgtctgctgcttttgtcacagttaaccaccagattctcctgtccaccctcagaaagatgggcatccctggaaccacactcctgtgggttaagtcctacctctctgacagatccttcagtgtgtcttggaggggtgatgtttctaagtcacaacttcttgctactggggttcctcaaggctcagtacttggaccacttctcttctccatctacatgacgtcattaggatctgtgaTTGAGAACCATGACTTttcctatcactgctatgctgatgacactcaactctatttctcattccaaccagatgatccgACTGTAGTTGTTTGCTTTGCAGCCTGCCTCaatgacatttctagctggatgaatgaccatcagcttcagctcaaccttactaagacagaactgctggtgattccagctaacccattgtttcatcacaacttctctatacagctgggttcatcaaccttaactccttcgaggacagccagaaacctaggagtcgtgatggatcatcagttaagcttcacaaaccatattgctacaacaacccggtcctgcagatttccCTTATACAACATTacgaagattagacccttcctgtcagagcaagccacccaacttcttgtccaagctcttgttctctccaaactggactattgtaatgctctcctggtgggccttcctgcatgtactgtcaagcctctacaactgatccagaatggcaagtgttgtcttcaatgagccaaaaaaacctcatcaggttacactgcctacaagataaccactggcacagcaccaatatacctaaactcactagttcaaactTGCAAGtaaacgacgccttgtggtgccatcccgaagaggttcaaaatcactcaaggaccttttcctggattgtgtccagctggtggaatgacctcccaatctcaattcgagtCTTTACGCATTTTCAAAAAGCATCTTGTTTCACCAGCACTTGACCAACTTATACTAGCACTAACCTTTACTTGTCTATCCTACtcttgagaagaagaaaaaacttggCTATGGgttctagactaactgagacttgtcatggcacttgtatactgttgttgttctcttgttggtctgattgcttctattgttctcatttgtaagtcactttggataaaagtgtctgctaaatgaataaatttaaatgttttgaggGCTCAGTGAAAAGTTGTTGTACCCTTAAAGGTTGAGTTTTTGcacctttttttccatttttgggCAAAGTGTACTATATTAGTCATGCACTTACATCCACCTGTATAATGATCACGTCCTCTTCTTTCTCCACCTGTAACTGTGGGATGACAGGCAGAGCGTCTTGTGACTCAGACATGGCCATGACCACAGACAGTGCCTCCTCTTCCTCAGCTTCCATCTTCTCCTTGCACTTCTGGTTCTGGGTCACGTCCTCGCTGTACGTGTCGTCGTCTGTGTGCGCCTGCTCTGGTGACAGCACCGCCACTTCGGACTGGAAGGTGACCGTGCTGTCTGCCGCAGGGATGGAGGTGTCCAGAAGGTCCTCCATGCTGGAGCTGAGATCGGCCGAGGCGTCTAGACCGGGGTACTGCTCCTCCACTGGAGTGAAGACAGAGTCCTCGCTGGGGATGAGAGCGGATCCGCCACTGCAGACCACGTCATCTCTGGACCTGACCTCCTGAAGGTCCAGTCTCATGTTGCTCTTCGTCCCTGGGTTTAAAGCTTTAGCTCCGTCAGCAGGACAGGGGCGAGTGGGTCTGGGCCGGTGGATCTGATTCGAGTGCAGTGGTTGAGCTTGGGTAAACACGGGCGAAGGCAGCTTCTCCGGCTCCTTACAGTCGCCTCCATTTAATCCCTTCTTACGCTGGGTATTCAGTGAGGACTGGGTGAGCCTGTTGGGCATAAAACACTGTGGCAGGGCTTTGGGGTTTTCTGGAGGGAAGGCAGAGGCGTTGGCCATGGACAGAGAAGGAAGGTTTGGGGGCTGACCGGATGATGGGGAGTTCAAACACTGACTCACGGGTCTGTTTCGGGGCTGAACGGGGGGCTTTGGAAACTCAGCAGGGCTTGTGACGACGTTTGAGAGTCTCTCTGTTATATCGTCCACAGGAGCTGAACAGGCTTGACCTGAAAGCGTCATCTTGGTGGTGTTCTGCTGTAGATCAGGGGTGGGAGAGTTTCTCTCGGTGGTGCACGGGGAGTTCTGGGGGGCTGCGGGTCCGAGGAAAGCGCTGGAGTGTGAGCTGTGCTCGGTCTGTAGGTCGTCTAGTCCCAGGTGGATGGCGTCCAGGATGTCCATCTCCTCAGCGATGGCCAGGAGACGGCGGCGCATGCGGGCGTAgtgagtggagctggtgatgtTGAGCATGTCCAGGAGCTTCACGAAGACATGAGGCACACGCGCGACCATACGGGCGGCGCTCAGGAAGACCCGGCGAGAGAGTTTACCCACCATGGAGTGAGAGTTATCGATGGACTGCAGCGCGAAACTCAGAAGAGGCAGCAGCTTCTGGTAccttcacattaaatataataaaacaacacaGTAAAGCACTTTGCATAAAGACGGTGCAAACTGGCTTccctttacattttacatttgttttaatgatCAAATACTGAATATTATGCTGTATCCTGTGTTTTGCTTGCAGCCCTGTTAACACATTAACACACATGATTATTACTGCCAAATACGACATAAAAAGCGAACAGATACCAATCTAGCGATCACTCTTTTTGAATGATGTGCATCCCTAGAGATTTCCCAATTTGTTTGGATCGTGATTATCAAGCTCCCGATTCAGTTTGACTCAACGTTAGCTGAACGTGATGCATAAGACACACAAAATGGGAAACACTTTCGAAAGTCATTAAATTCTACAGTATTTTAAAGAAGACATAAGTGTGgctttctttaaagaaaaacaaagctgCCATGATGCCAACCCGCCTCATGGAACAAGAAAGCGGCAAAACAatggttgtttttttatttacaaagctGTCAGGTCACCTACGTATCGGACAATTAGGGATGTCCCGAGCCGAATCGATGCCGAAACGGTGCTgatcaagcatttttttttactgatgtaTCACCTTTCTTAAACTCAATCACTATTTAACGTCAGCTGTAATGCCAGTGTCAAGCAGTAGGCTGCATTATGCACCTTCCAGTAGATTTGCCAACCACAATTGGGAAAAGAGACGAACAAGTGTGTTCAGCCGCCATTAAAACCAAAAGAGTGTTTGAGCTTCCATCTTCGGTGTACATAATAATACCACTTTTGAAACGATCATTAATTCATTTACTGCTTGCTTTTATCTGCTGTCAGACTATCTGAGACGTCACTGTTTTAACACATTGCTATTTTAGTTGCGTCTTGCTTCAGTTTTGACTGACAGAATGGCATTCTGACACTGAGAGCTTAATGCTTTCTAACCATATCTCCACTTTTTCCCTTAATGTTGCAATTATTTTGCTTATTAAAATACAAGAAGTTTATATCAGTAGTTCAATATTCCACCAATGTCTTAATATAGTATATACCAATATATACATAGAGtttctcttttatatatatatatatatatatatatatatatatatatatatatatatatatatatatatatatatatatatatatatatatatatatatatatacttttttatttttttattttattaatatacataACTTTTACTGAATAAAATTTGGATTGATTTGAATAACTGTAATATACTTTTATTGTGCATCAAACACTAGGAATATACAAGTTAGaatatacaatatttaatgaCTCAGACATCCCTagtgacaaaattattattattattattttttttacagctgtaccaattttatttcctttttatgcTCACGTACATTTTATCAGTTGAAAATATCACACATGTGTCCCATTAAAATTGTTAACAGGGTTGCAAAAATGATACATCGTTAAAatggttcatttaaaataaagaacagAAGCGCAGTAAGATTCGGATGTATTTCTGTACCTCTCCACAGCGTTTTGGGCCTGGTTACAGTCTCCACCAGACATGATATGAGGGTAGAATTCAGCAGGAAACTCCAGCAGGAGCCGGTCGATCAGACACAGCCGACCCAGCAGTGCTTGCCAGTTACTGGCCTCCGTTTTAGAGCCCAAGATACAGCTCAGGACATAGTCAACTCCACCGATACCAATAGAGCCTGTGGACAATCAGAGAGGAAAACGTCTTtattgcaaaaacaaacaaataggtGCATCCCAATTTGAAtacttatgcactattctatGAGACCTTGTAATGTATTGTGACTGGTGCGTTCATACTGAAAATGCCAAAAAGTGTTACTTTCTACAGTACACTCAACTGTCACAGCTATATTTTGTACCTGCTTTGAGGATTTCTCTTCCCACAGCGAGTTCCCCCATTTGACCTTTGCACAGCTCCAGCAGGGTGGAGATGGACAGCTGACTGGTGCGACTGGGAGCACAAGAAGAAAAACACTTCGCATTCACAGGCAACACAACAATGTGAGGTACTTTTCTGAACATTCCCAAAAAAGGTTGCTACTTGATCCTCCGTCAAGTTCTGATTGGTTTTTTGAGCAAACAACAATGAAAGATTATAAAAGATTTCAAACAGATAACTTAAAATCCTAATATTATCACTTCAACAGACACCAGCATGTGTTATTAATCTGTTTGTTCCAGCGCCTGACCACCAGGTGGCGTCACCCTGTTAACTTCAGAGCCTAGATGTGATTCGATGTACATCAGGTCTGATTGTGTTCAGG includes these proteins:
- the LOC128021431 gene encoding mitogen-activated protein kinase kinase kinase 1 isoform X2; amino-acid sequence: MESKETLRGLQKMEDRPEERLIREKLKATCMPTWKSEWLERRSRRGPMVVKPIPLRADGTEAGSDSHSSSSSQSRGQRSPSPGPSSSSSSSSTKTAGKPDSPGLRRRRGSPVPSGRVTPPRRAPSPDGFSPYSPEETNRRVNKVMRARLYLLQQIGPNSFLIGGDSPDNKFRVFIGPQTCSCGRGTFCIHVLFVMLRVFQLEPSDPLLWRKTLKNFEVESLFQKYHSRRSSRIKAPSRSTIQKFVSRMSNSHTTCTSSASPSSNESSMKDEEEQMCPICLLDMLDEESLTVCEEGCRNKLHHHCMSIWAEECRRNQDPLICPLCRAKWKSHDFYSYEAPSTVESTTNPSQSQTAASSSSLHTESSRTGQEGDFSLPQYGVQHIPQTYTELAEPWIKVFGLELVGCLFSRNWNIREMALRRLSHDVSGALLLAGAGLGTAAGEASGDVVVESCCSVLSMVCADPVYKVYVAALKTLRAMLVYTPCHSVSERTRLQQLLRPVVDTILLKCADANSRTSQLSISTLLELCKGQMGELAVGREILKAGSIGIGGVDYVLSCILGSKTEASNWQALLGRLCLIDRLLLEFPAEFYPHIMSGGDCNQAQNAVERYQKLLPLLSFALQSIDNSHSMVGKLSRRVFLSAARMVARVPHVFVKLLDMLNITSSTHYARMRRRLLAIAEEMDILDAIHLGLDDLQTEHSSHSSAFLGPAAPQNSPCTTERNSPTPDLQQNTTKMTLSGQACSAPVDDITERLSNVVTSPAEFPKPPVQPRNRPVSQCLNSPSSGQPPNLPSLSMANASAFPPENPKALPQCFMPNRLTQSSLNTQRKKGLNGGDCKEPEKLPSPVFTQAQPLHSNQIHRPRPTRPCPADGAKALNPGTKSNMRLDLQEVRSRDDVVCSGGSALIPSEDSVFTPVEEQYPGLDASADLSSSMEDLLDTSIPAADSTVTFQSEVAVLSPEQAHTDDDTYSEDVTQNQKCKEKMEAEEEEALSVVMAMSESQDALPVIPQLQVEKEEDVIIIQVDTPETLPGHTKAKQPYREGKEWLKGQQIGLGAFSSCYQAQDVGTGTLMAVKQVTYVRNTSSEQEEVVEALREEIRMMGLLNHPNIIRMLGATCEKSNYNLFVEWMAGGSVSHLLNKYGAFKEGVIINYTEQLLRGLSYLHENQIIHRDIKGANLLIDSTGQRLRIADFGAAARLASKGTGAGEFQGQLLGTIAFMAPEVLRGQQYGRSCDVWSVGCAIIEMSCAKPPWNAEKHSNHLALIFKIASTTTAPSIPPHLSPGLRDVTLRCLELQPSDRPPSRELLKHPIFRHSW